A stretch of Ferribacterium limneticum DNA encodes these proteins:
- a CDS encoding DUF502 domain-containing protein — protein MKRYFITGLLIWVPLVITGWVLSLIVSTLDQSLRLLPEGMHPQSLVGFAIPGAGALLTLAMILLTGLLAANFIGQKLVVWWEKLLARIPVVNSVYNSVKQVSDTLFSPNGNAFRKALLVRYPHQGSWTIAFQTGQPGGDIVNHLDGDYVSVYVPTTPNPTSGFFLMMPVMDVVELDMTVDEALKYIISMGVVAPQPHPRVITKT, from the coding sequence ATCAAGCGCTATTTCATTACCGGACTGCTAATCTGGGTCCCGCTGGTCATTACCGGCTGGGTGCTTTCGCTCATCGTCAGTACGCTCGACCAATCTTTGCGCCTGCTTCCTGAGGGAATGCATCCGCAAAGTCTGGTCGGCTTTGCCATCCCAGGCGCTGGCGCACTATTGACGCTGGCCATGATTTTGTTGACCGGCCTGCTTGCTGCCAACTTTATCGGGCAAAAGCTGGTGGTCTGGTGGGAAAAACTGCTGGCTCGCATTCCTGTAGTCAACTCGGTTTATAACAGCGTCAAGCAAGTTTCAGATACGCTCTTTTCCCCGAATGGCAACGCTTTCCGCAAGGCTTTGCTCGTCCGCTACCCCCATCAGGGTAGTTGGACTATCGCCTTTCAGACCGGCCAACCGGGCGGCGATATCGTCAATCATCTGGACGGCGATTACGTCAGCGTCTACGTCCCGACCACACCGAACCCTACTTCAGGCTTCTTCCTGATGATGCCGGTAATGGATGTGGTCGAACTCGACATGACCGTCGATGAAGCACTCAAATACATTATCTCGATGGGTGTCGTGGCGCCTCAGCCCCACCCTCGCGTCATTACCAAAACCTGA
- a CDS encoding FmdB family zinc ribbon protein gives MPIYEYRCESCGFQKEHLQKMSDPQLTTCPECNKESYSKQLSAAGFQLKGSGWYATDFKGGSKPAASPPCQTGEGSCSSCVAN, from the coding sequence ATGCCGATCTACGAATATCGCTGTGAATCCTGCGGCTTCCAGAAAGAGCATCTGCAAAAGATGAGTGATCCGCAGCTGACCACCTGCCCGGAATGCAACAAGGAAAGCTATAGCAAACAGCTTTCTGCCGCCGGCTTTCAGCTCAAGGGTAGTGGCTGGTATGCCACCGACTTCAAGGGTGGTAGCAAGCCTGCCGCCTCACCGCCCTGTCAAACCGGGGAAGGAAGCTGCTCGTCGTGCGTGGCCAACTAA
- a CDS encoding prepilin peptidase yields MLPETQGGLAAVAGLLGLCVGSFLNVVIHRLPKMMEREWLGQCAELRGETAPADSEPLSLAKPRSRCPDCGHQITALENIPLLSYLLVLKGKCSGCGNRISPRYPIIEAITGLLSAYVAWHFGPTAQAAGALLLLWALISLSAIDLDTQLLPDSITLPLLWLGLLFNLWSTFTDLPSAVIGAMAGYLALWTVFWLFKLSTGKEGMGYGDFKLLAALGAWLGWQMLPAIILLSSVVGAAVGITLIIATRHGRNVPIPFGPYLAAAGVIALFWGTQITNTYLGMIG; encoded by the coding sequence ATGCTCCCGGAAACTCAGGGCGGCCTGGCTGCCGTAGCCGGGCTGCTTGGCTTGTGCGTCGGCAGCTTTCTCAACGTTGTCATTCATCGACTACCCAAGATGATGGAGCGGGAATGGCTCGGGCAATGCGCAGAATTGCGGGGCGAAACAGCCCCAGCAGATTCTGAACCTTTGTCGTTGGCAAAACCGCGTTCCCGCTGCCCGGATTGCGGCCATCAAATAACGGCGCTGGAAAATATCCCGCTGCTGAGCTATCTATTGGTTCTGAAGGGAAAATGCTCCGGATGTGGAAACAGAATTTCTCCACGCTACCCCATCATTGAAGCGATTACAGGGCTTCTATCAGCTTACGTCGCCTGGCATTTTGGGCCGACGGCACAGGCAGCAGGTGCCCTGCTACTGCTCTGGGCGCTGATATCCCTGTCAGCCATAGACCTGGATACCCAATTACTCCCCGACTCGATCACCCTGCCTTTGCTGTGGCTCGGACTGCTTTTCAATCTATGGTCTACGTTCACCGATCTCCCGTCAGCCGTCATCGGTGCCATGGCAGGTTATCTGGCGCTATGGACCGTATTCTGGCTTTTCAAGCTGAGTACAGGCAAGGAGGGCATGGGCTACGGAGACTTCAAACTTCTGGCCGCTCTAGGTGCATGGCTAGGCTGGCAAATGCTGCCGGCAATCATCCTGCTCTCCTCGGTCGTTGGCGCTGCGGTCGGCATCACGCTGATCATCGCTACTCGCCATGGCCGCAATGTTCCTATTCCCTTCGGCCCCTACTTGGCAGCGGCAGGAGTGATCGCTCTGTTCTGGGGGACGCAGATCACGAACACCTACCTTGGCATGATCGGTTGA
- a CDS encoding type II secretion system F family protein — translation MATAARPKASAVKESTFQWEGKNKDGKTVRGEMRAASESVVQTTLRRQGITNTKVKKIRFKSGGKITDKDISLFTRQLATMMKSGVPLLQSFDIVGRGHSNPAVGKLLLDIKADVETGSSLSQAFRKFPLQFDALYCNLVSAGEQAGILDTLLDRLASYKEKILAIKSKIKSALFYPVAIIVVAFIITAVIMIFVIPAFKDVFKSFGADLPAPTLLVIAISDFFVAYWWAMFGAIGGGLYAFLESWKRSEKVQMAMDRFLLRVPVFGDIVRKSVIARWTRTLSTMFAAGVPLVESLESVGGAAGNNVYKVATRQIQSEVSTGTSLTTAMQNVNLFPNMVTQMVAIGEESGALDSMLSKVADFFEAEVDDAVEAMSSLMEPIIMVVLGTLIGGMVVAMYLPIFKLGSVV, via the coding sequence ATGGCTACCGCCGCAAGACCGAAAGCCTCGGCAGTCAAGGAAAGCACCTTCCAGTGGGAAGGAAAAAACAAGGACGGCAAGACCGTCCGCGGTGAAATGCGCGCCGCCAGTGAATCGGTCGTCCAGACCACCTTACGCCGGCAAGGAATCACCAATACCAAGGTTAAAAAAATCCGCTTCAAGAGCGGTGGAAAAATTACCGATAAAGATATTTCGCTATTTACTCGGCAACTTGCCACCATGATGAAGTCAGGCGTGCCGCTGTTGCAGTCCTTCGATATCGTCGGTCGCGGCCACTCAAACCCAGCTGTTGGAAAGCTCTTGCTCGATATCAAGGCCGATGTCGAAACCGGCAGTTCGCTATCCCAGGCATTCCGCAAATTCCCGCTGCAATTTGATGCACTCTATTGCAACCTCGTCTCTGCCGGCGAACAAGCCGGCATTCTTGACACGCTGCTTGACCGCCTTGCCAGCTACAAGGAAAAAATTCTGGCGATCAAGAGCAAGATCAAGTCGGCATTGTTTTACCCGGTAGCAATCATCGTGGTTGCCTTCATCATCACTGCGGTGATCATGATCTTCGTCATTCCGGCCTTCAAGGATGTTTTCAAGAGCTTTGGCGCTGACCTGCCAGCACCAACACTACTGGTCATAGCTATCTCAGATTTCTTTGTCGCATACTGGTGGGCGATGTTCGGCGCAATTGGCGGTGGACTCTATGCCTTCCTTGAAAGCTGGAAGCGTTCGGAAAAGGTCCAGATGGCGATGGACAGATTCCTTCTTCGCGTCCCCGTTTTCGGCGACATTGTCCGAAAGTCAGTGATTGCCCGATGGACCAGAACGCTATCCACCATGTTTGCAGCAGGTGTTCCGCTCGTCGAATCTCTAGAATCCGTTGGCGGCGCAGCCGGAAACAACGTCTACAAAGTCGCCACCCGGCAAATCCAGAGCGAAGTCTCAACCGGCACCAGCCTGACCACGGCCATGCAAAACGTAAATCTCTTTCCGAATATGGTCACGCAAATGGTCGCCATTGGCGAGGAGTCCGGCGCCCTAGATTCCATGCTATCCAAGGTAGCCGACTTTTTCGAGGCTGAGGTCGATGATGCGGTCGAAGCCATGTCCAGCCTGATGGAACCAATCATCATGGTCGTACTTGGCACCTTGATTGGCGGCATGGTCGTCGCGATGTACCTGCCTATCTTCAAGCTGGGGTCGGTCGTCTGA